The region TCACTAATAGAAGGTATAGCTATGGCTTTCAACACTCAGATAAACCAGAGGGGAAATCGTTCATATCAAACCTTATGTTTAACGAAAATTACAATAGCAAAGTAGAAGGAATcagaacagaaaaaaaaacgaaaaaatcaaacaaacaaaatataatagtttTCAGAAACCCATTAGTGAAGGATAATGGTACAGTGACGGGGGTCATCAGCATCTTTCCACAGTTGCTGAAGGAAGTAAGAATACTCCAGTTAAATCAATAGCCCATTTCCCGAGGAACAGTGTGCGATGATACAGGTCACTCCGTTCACAATATCCTGACTAAGATTTCCTGTGCAGACCCATAGACCTCGACCGACAAATATTAATGAGATAAAGATAATGTAACAgattaatattcaaaatgacaaCACACAGGCTGGCACAAGCTTCCATGGCATGAgattcacagttaattcccacacacacacacacgcgcgCGAAATTGTGCATGAACCAAGAATCACTGGTACCAGGAATATTAATTCGATTTGATCAAACCTAGCACATCACCTTTTCcgaatacatgtacatcaatAAACAATTATCTGAACTTAAATGACGTTCGGAAAAATAACAGGAAAATGCTCTCAGGCTggacaaattgaaaaataaattgtacAACAAGTATTACTTCATGACCAGTCAGACTGTCTTATTGTGCAAAAATGTATACAATTTGATGTGCTTTCGCAAATGATTCAATAATTTTGACTGGAAATGAATGTAGGGACTTACAGCGGACAATCTTAAAATAAGGTGCACAAAGCCCAGCGGGTACAAAGTACAGATGCAACTGTACACCATTTTAACGAGAGGAAAAGTGAATATAGCAAAACATAGACACATTTCAACTTTATCCATCACTCTCAACAAGCTTTCAATGCATATGTATTCAATCAACCGATGATATTTCTATCAAAGGCTTATCTAAGAAATATTAGGGCATTCATTCATCACTTTCTTTATGATTGCAACACTAGAAAAGAGGATGCTTATTATTGTGTTATAAAAGCATTTTTTTCTACAGATgcttaaatttttgatacataaTCATATAGCGATAATTAAAACATCTATTCTATTAACcataattgaaagtgaactaaATAAAGCGTGAGCAACTAAATAAATAAAGTAAATGTGTCCAGATTTTTGCATCTATTTACATCGTGAACCCCGGAGACCAGCTGGACTGCGACTCCGTTCTATAAACGGACTGAGCTTGTTCCAGTTATACTCATTATTTGTGTTGATAGGGACTTCGTCTGAAAACAAACAGACAACTTACAGTGAAGAAACATAAAAACTAGTGTGAAACATATAACCGTACATTAGTGTGATCAGTTCTGTGAGGCCACCAAAAAAATCTAACAACTCTAGCGTTAACagctttttcataaaatgtataCGGTACAAAAAGAATACAGCAAAGAATATGTTGAAAATGCTGGAACTACGCAAATATCATTGGAATGTaggaaaaaatacatgtatgttgCAAAATTTCAATACTTTTGATTACttgtaatttcaaaatcataacCTAGCACCTCAAAACTGGTATCAATGTTCTGAGAATGAAACTCGCGAATAATACACAAATTCGATGAGAGTAATAGTAGTAATACCTGTACTTACTACTTTGGGAATATCAGGTCAACTGGTATTAATCTCAACATACAATATTGAAGAAGGTATCAAGCACTCCCTTTCACTAAATTCTTACAACCTCTAATACCAAGTACTGTACCATTCATTTATCAACTAATGTACACGTACAGAcaacatatttcaaataccTGCATCTGCTTCCAACAGAAAGGAATTCTTCATCTAACCACTATGAATTCATGTAACTACTTACCCCCTTCTTTCCTTTGTTTATCAACTGAGACACTTTCCCTTCGTTCTTTCTTCACTTCTTGAGGAGTACCTTCATTACCGCTGCCACTTGCTGCAGTTGAAGCTTCAAACTCCTGAAAAGTGACGGGCCCTGAAAGAAAcgaatattctatattttacaaatttcacagaaatgtataaatgatttttgaaGTTAAGTTGTCAGCTTTCTTGGCAAGGCATTGAAATGCAGGGAGGAGCAGTTGTCTGGGGGTAATACATAAATATGTATTTAGATAATCTTACCTGGCTTTTGTGTTCCTGTGGCTTTCGATTCAACGAATGTAGCAATTATTTGTTCAACTGTTAATTCGCTTCCATTCTTTTGAAACTCTTGCTGTACCTACATCAAAATATCGAGATTAGTCTCATAGACCACAAATCTTCATAAACCAAACATCTATAACTCGAAACCGGtaacaatatatttttttcattcggGACCCAGATCCAGTTTCTAGATTTGTATCTGAAGTTAGAATAACTTTGTCAAATTTATATAAATAACAGTTGTCAACTTTTTAGTAAGTTGCACTTGTGGAGCACGGCCCATATATCATACATATGGATAAATCCATACCTGGCCTAAGGCTTCAAAGCCCTGTTCCCAAGCTTTAGTATAAGTATCAACAAAATCTTTCATTTGTTGTAAATGTGTTTCCTCTTCCTCCTGAAAATGCTgggaaagaaaaaaaaacttcatcttTTTAAAGAATTCTCCACTAGGAAGATGATTTCAATCTTTGACTGCGCGATAAAAATAATGGAGAATAATAGCACAAAATGTTAGAACTGGACCATATGTTACACCTACTTTACATGATTCAGTCATCTTTCTTTCAAAATCATCTCGAACATTTCCATACTTTTCCACATAATATTTGTACTCATCAGCTGCAAACAAGAGCCACTTAAGTTCTAAACAAGAGTCATATACTAACTAGTCGACAACTCATTGAATCAATGCCGTCTTTACGATAGACCGAAAATAAACTACCGGCAGGAAGGAACTTACtagcttttttaaatttggCTTCAGCTTTTTCAAGATCTTTCTGTTGGGCATTTTCTCTCTTCAATCGTTCAAGTTCATTACCTCTGacattatatatttctttactctgaaaaaaaaaattcaggtacttttttatttttttctgacgGGTGGACAAGTTGAATTATATTCATCCCATTTGATATGGATACTGTCAATACATCttgtgtaggcctatattcttatttctagtACCTTATGTAGACCAGCAGTTATTTGTTGTATTGACTGCACTGTTTCCAGGGTACTGCTCTCTTTTAACTGAAATCAATACAggaatgaattattcaaatgcaTAACAGCTTATATGCCAAGTATTTTATCAGCACTTAATCCACTtcaaaaaaagagaaataatGGGTTCCCCTTTTTTAAGGCCAAagattcattcaaacaatctaatAGTTGGCCTTATAATATCAAATCTtaattaacaaaataaataaaagctTGTTCTATCTCCTCAGCCAGAATaaataatttcagtatttctcaCCAGTTTATGTCGCTTGTGTTGATCTTCGGAATATCGATGTACGTCTTTTAATAAATCCTGCCATCGGTGAACTAGCTGTAAATGTAGACTCGATAACTTCTCAACCAGAGTCCGTAGGATCGGCCAAAATGTGGAAAAAGtcctaaaatcaaaaatacattttaacaTATTATACCGGATACAACTTATTTTTAATATAGAATTTATTATACACCAGTATTCATTGATCAACATTACCCCAATTGACTGAAATTTCCTGTTTGTTTTGCAAGTTTACTCAATAGCCGTGAATAATTCTCTTCTATGCTAcaactacaaaatacataatatTTTGCATCTAAACTTTACAGATCGAATAATTTTCAGCAGCAGAAATAGAATAATGACATGTATTTTGTACCTTTCTCTCAAGAAATCAGCAAATTCTAAACTGGACTTATGcccatatttcatattatggTACAGAACATCAAATCCATTATTTTTCTCCccctgaaataaaaagaataatgTTTGATGCTTGTATACTTTCTATATCCAAAACAAGGATAGAAATATTGTTTTAAACTACTCGTTAgattatttattatattacTAACTAATCAAACAAAAGAATTTCCTAAATTAATCTAATCATTGAGTATGAAATCACACCCTTCCAACCGCAATTACCACATCAGGGACAAAAGGTAAATTTTCAGGGACACAACAaggaaaaatgaagaattaaaacaattttcagaGGGACAGTACAAATTGGTTCAGGGACAGCAATAGATTTCCATAGCATAAAACAGGACGCAATGAGGTATTTTCTGGGACTGTCCCTGATAATCGGGGACAGTTGGCTGTCCTGACAATCAaagaacagttggcagctctgtaaAATTAATCAACTTCTCAtcaatttgtttataaattcatACTGAGCTGAGAAACATCAATGAAGATAACCACAGGTTCTCACAGATCCTTCacaactgatgatgatgatgatgatgatgatgatgatgatgatgatgatgatgatgatgatgatgatgatgatgatgatgataatgatgaaggCCCTTCTCTAGCAGGCAGCCAATGTATGCATGTGTCTACTAGTTGAGAAATACTTGTTTCAATCCTtcaattattgtataggtTAATACAGGAAAGCTAGCTAGGAGCAGGGCTCAATTTCACGAAGGAAATAATGATGTCGCTATAATACATAAGTTGCTATATAAGTTGCTATAATACAGCTAGGTCTACTCTACTATTTCCAGGCTATGTGTATTGCCATTCATGACTTTATTGAGTAGGTCCAGTTCTTTATgcattattgcattattcagtTATTACTCATTCTTCTACTGTCGTGTCTCGACTCCTGTCGTGGTGAAGATGTCATACGAACAATCCTATACGGTTAATTAAACCAAGATCCCAGCGAACAAACAAACATACACATTCGTTCGTTGATGCAATTGCGTGGTTTTGTCTTGGATTGGCTCCTAcatttgtttgaattttttaggAATAACGTCAACGAGAGTGTATTCatgatttttcttttgatGCAAACGCACAGAAATAGGCACTAAAtgtactgtttttttttagtaCGCATGATACTTAGACCTATGTAGACTATGAAGTTAAAGCGTACGGTGGAGAAAATAAAATACTTACCCAGAAATTTTCTGAGAAAATTGTCATTTTTGAATCATACACCCATCAACAAGATGGAGCCCAGTCTAAATTAGTCTCTACGGCTATGGTTTTGTGCCAAGTTACTATACAGAGAGTGCAGAGTGGCTACTGATTGCCACAATAGTAGAGATTATATTCATTTCCTAGGCGCTAGATGTCGCTAGTGGTTGgcaagatgtctgcctccactgaaaaaaattcttctTTTGGCTGTGAACATTACAAACGAAAATGTAGCCTAGTGGTGAGTCGATTTAAACCCAAATTATCTCTCTCGATTTCATATTGTTCTCTTTGATTTAaagtaaatttgaaaaaggTCTTTTGGTTATTTGTAACGTGTTTTAGTGATAAATCAATAACAACCCACTGTCATGTCAACAGAAGTAACGCTAATTACCGAAAAAGGTCGTTTTCATCGTTGTCGGGTGGATTGATTTTTGAGTTTTCGTTTTATTGGTGATATATATGCTGTTAAATACTGCCAAATGTAAATTTAGGATTGTGTTAATGACCATTTAATGGTACTGTATGTAGCCTTATTTGTAAAAGTATAAAGAAACATAGTCCGAATACCAGTCAGTGGTTGTTACGGTTCCCgtggaacgacggctaggtactagactaaaaGAAACAGTGCAGTTTTACTTGACTGATTTTTCCAGGCACCGTGTTGTGGACGGACATACCCTTGTCGCATATGTCACAATGATGAAGAAGATCATGAGCTAGATAGAAAGCATGTTGAAGAAGTTGTGTGTGGtgatgaaaaatgcaaaaaGCGGCAAATGGTAATAAGCAGCACTTAGATCAGACCTTAGCACTTAGATATTTCTCTTACCttaagtttgaaatgaattatttaggcCTATAGTAAGTTTTTGCTATAATTTATCATAGGCTATTCAAATGAATTCAACAAATTTCAGAAgttaaattttctatttcagatccAAAAAACTTGTCAGGAATGTGGTATTATCTTCGGAAATTACTTCTGCTCTGTTTGTCGGTTGTTTGACGATGTTGACAAACAACAATTTCACTGTGATGGTTGTGGAATATGTCGTATAGGTGGCAAGGATAACTATTTCCACTGTATTAAATGTGACGTATGTCTTCACAATAACCTGAAAGAAAAACATAAGGTGAATATTGGTAAATCAGTTGATTGAGATGACATTTTTAACAAAGATGAATgctttttatttcgattttgaaataatttcagtGCGTGGAGAAGGcatctagaaataattgtcCGGTATGTTTAGAAGATTTGCATACATCAAGAGAAGAGTGTAGTGTTCTTCCTTGTGGGCATCTTCTGCACAGGTGTGTTTCTATTCGACTGTAAAGATTACCCAACAACAGCATGATCTTAATACAATTCATGTGTTACAACAAATACTGAGTTTTAATGTTTTCGTTTCAGGCAATGTATGCACAACATGCTCAAATCATGGTACGTATAGTAAACAATATCAAAAGCACTTGAGTTTGTATTGTTCTTTGTTTTGTCGATTCTTATGGGTTGATTTTTCAGTAATTTTGGATGTGCAGTCTGTGGACAGTCTATGGTCGATATGAAAACTGTCTGGGAACAAATGGATGACGAAATTGAAAGTACACCCATGCCTGATGAATATAAAGATCTTCATGTACAAATTCTCTGTAAAGATTGTCACAAGGTGAAAAAAGAAATGGTGCATTTTAGCAACCGAGTCTGTTAATTGTGAAGTAACAATGGAAAAGTATCTTTTATAGGAGAGTAAGGTACTCTTCCATGTAGTGGGATTAAAGTGCAAAGAATGTGGATCATACAATTCATGCAGAGCTGCTGAACCAAATGATGGTAAATATTTGTAACTTTCAAATCGCTTTTGTTTTACACAGAAATGTTGTTCTAGTGAACTGATTCTTTTTCTTTACAGAGAAAGAGGAGTCGAGATAACATTGGATTCTACCAATGTCTTAATGAGATTGGTGTGTCTTCCTTTCAAATGAACAAGGTTTTCCtaagtttgattattttcgCAAACTGGATAATCccatattttagatttctcTTCGTTGCCTCTGATCGGGTTAAACGGTCACAACAACTAAAATTTGTCATGATTTTTGGCAGATGTGTTAaaaggttttattttcttcaaaagtGTATTTTTATTGCTTGTAGCTAAGTAGACAACTAAGTAGAAAATTATGAATGGAAAatgtaaatagaaaattgCCTATTGTTCATGTGTTGAGAatttttgttgatttattATTAAAGATTCTCGCTTCCTATCAAACATATGTTGGTTTTCCGTTTATTTTTGTTGTGGCTCAAGTCCTAGGTCGGTTTGAAACCGTTTCTTAGTGCATTCATATATGTACCGGTTTATGGACGTTGTGTCTGGCCGCTGCGTCCATATTCCTTCTAGGGCAAGTGAGGACGGCAACCAATCTAACTAATGGCGTTCACCgttctatgaaaataatatttacgATTGGTAGAATATTATGGATAAAGTATGCGCTGTCTTTGGGGGATCTCGCGGAATTGGCAAGGCAATAGTAAAAGACTTTATGAATGAAGGCTATAAAGTAGCTGTCATATCCCGTAACTTGGAAACAATCGAAAAAACCGTCAGTGAACTGCAAGAGTTAGGTATGTCGTACTAAGTATCGAAACAAACCCACTAAAATATCTATTGTAAATCTATAACTAGACAAAAATGTGATCTTTTTAGTCAATGGAAAAGATGTAGTTCATGGAGAAGTTTGTGATATATCAAAGGAAGATATGATTCATAAAtcgatttcaaatataaacaagaaatGGGGAAATATTGATGTCCTGGTAAATTCTGCTGGTCAGTAGTATTGTTTTGATGTATTCTACATATCTCTACACTTCAAGCTCTTggagaatttattgataattaatttagatgatgaaatttttGCATTAATGCAAACATTTTCATTGCAGGTATCAATCAGGATAATTTGCTATTGAAAACTGATCTGAGCGATATGAATGAAATCCTTCAAACCAATCTTGTGGGACCGATGTTGACATCAAAGATAGTTTTAAGGGGAATGTTACAAAAAAAGCATGGCACTATTATAAATATAGGTAAATACCATCAGTTTTAACATACACGCCTGCattgcaattcaatttatttctatcCTACTTCCAATATACAACTATATTTTTTGGGGAACTTTAGATGAGTATaagttgattttcttttatagGTAGTATTGTTGCTAATACCGGAAATATTGGTCAGTGCGCATACAGTTCATCTAAAGCCGGTTTGATAGGATTAACTAAGAGTTTAGCTAAGGAGGTCGCATCACGTGGAATAACTGTGAATCTTGTAGCTCCAGGTAATAAAGATCTTCAACGAGAAAGATTGTTTAGGTCGAACCAATTCAGTATTAAGTTGTATAAAACTTTGTTCTTATATCATTAAATACTAACAGATTTACCGAATGAGAACATtcttaaaatgtttttaaaaaggTATAATGATATAACTgttatgattgaatttgctgGTCCCATATTTGTTGTACCAATGTTCTATTTGTTACaccaaaattcataaagactagaATTTTTGGTTATGGGAATTCAACATTTTCTGAATTCTGTTGCAGGTTATATATCTACTGATATGACAGCTGAAATGCAAAAGATAGGGCCTGCTAAATTAGCTATCCCTATGAAACGCTTTGGTAATCCAGAAGAGATTGCACAGActgttagttttcttgttaaagCACGATACATTACTGGACAGGTAAACCCAGTTTCATTGAACGGAATATTCTCTTTATTTACATTGGTAATTATAAGTTCATTAcatatgaatttgatttacagCAGAGATGTATTATTTACAGGTGATAACAGTCGATGGTGGTCTAACACTCAGTGTTTGATCAGTACGCAATATATCAGTGTAAGTCAAAGttcattaattgaaatgtaatttAACTGTTGATTGAAGTTACTTTCATCGTGTTAAGTACTCTGAAAATAAGTCAGGGGATTGCTGCTTGTATTTGAATAAGTTAAGTCAACATTCTCCGAAACTTTTCATGATTGCTTGTCAAAcgagattatttttcattcattgtgATGTATCATTTAGACAGCTAAGGATCTCCTTGTCTCCGAAACAGGTTCTCTGTCTTACTAGCTGCCATTATGAGTATATTTTCTTGGTTCACAGATTTGTATGATACCTTGTTGTTAGAAGTTGTAGAAACCCAGTTTActattgttgttatttttgtCAGTTAATTGGATCTGAACCAGATTCGGTCTTGTGTTGGATGGATTTCTTGCGAGTGGGTTTGATACGGCTTGTCTCTGGATGTTGTTTGGAGAATGGTTGTATTCCAGGCTCTGCGGTGGAACATAGTGCCACGTCTGTGGTGGCACAGATCCTGGTGGAAACTGCGATACAGTATACAATGGAGGCGGTGGAATCATTATGTTAACTGGTGGGAATACAGGTGGTGCAGAAAGGCTACCGAATGGAGGACCTGGGGAGAATGCCCAGTGTCGATCTCCTGGTAGAATTGGTGGTAGCACTGGTGGTTGTTGTTGGGGCGGTCGTGGCTGAACTATTGGAATAGCTCTTTCTTGTGTAGAATTCACATTATTCCATATTCCATTACTTGAGAAAAGCTTAGTTCGAGATTTTAGATCATAATCTCTTGAAGTATCCGGCATTTGTTTAGCTGGACTTTGGTGATGTTGTTTTTGTGGTGTCCGTTGGAGTACTGGAGCTGATTTTGTAGGTGTAATACTAATATGAAGTCCAGTTGTAGGATCGATGAACTGCTTTTCCTTGTTACTGTCTTCTTGAACTAGTCTATGAACCTAGACAATAGAAAATTACTTCTGTAATTCTAACACTATCTTATCAATCTTCTATCACCAAATTTTCAAAGGCCATACTTGATATTTAAAATGGTCAGCAGCTGTGTAGTGACCATCATATTTCACTGGTAATGCATCACTTTGAACATTGGTCAATTCCTCGTCCTGGGTACTATTACTTATAGCTTGTTTAGCTTTGAATTGTTTCGATTTCTGCGGGGATTTTCCCTGACTCCACCGAGGTACGCTTTTATAGTGCGAAGATGGACTGTATTTAGTTGGTTTCGGTGGGTTTATCGTACGCTGTTGAACCTGATGAACGATGAAAGAGTCCTTATTACCGATAGCCAACATGGAACATCGGTGTATAGGATATTATTCCGATGATTCATGGATTTGCAGAACAAAACATTTGGATAACAATTTGCCTCACCTTTGTGCTACTACCACTTGTTGTCCTTGAGACCAGGCAAGGAATTGGTTGACTGTAAGAGTGACtggcatatttttcatttgaggTGGACCTAAAACAAATAGTGTCCgcttcaatttatttcaatctaTGGATGAGGGATTCAACTTAATTTGTACTTACTCTGATGTAAGACTGCTTAAAGATTCTGAATTACTACGGGCTGTACAAAAACTGGATGTATCATTTCTACTTTCTGTCTCAATACTCGTTTGACAGGaactgaaatatacaaattGCATGGAGATGAATAGGAAAGATATTTTGCATAAACCTGAAAAATTACTTTAAAAAAGTATCTCGAGCTAACCCGTATACATCTGGATTTGATCTTGATCTACATGAACTAGAGCCTTTCGTTGATGTAAATGAAAGATCAATAGCTCCATCTATCATAGATTCAGTGAGGGAGCTGTATGGTGTGCTCCTTTGCTGTGGTTTGAATTCCGGAAAACTGTGATCATTGGGCCACGCATTTTCTAACGAGGACATTGATTCCCTGAATTTGTTTGTCGTCGTTTCTGTAGATACATTTTTTCTTGGCGGACAAATTGGTCCCAGTGTCGTCGATGTGGATCGATTCTTATCGAAGAAATCTTCTAACCACAACAAACGTATGTCGATATTCACCACACTGCGAATCACCT is a window of Tubulanus polymorphus chromosome 2, tnTubPoly1.2, whole genome shotgun sequence DNA encoding:
- the LOC141899318 gene encoding RING finger and CHY zinc finger domain-containing protein 1-like, which gives rise to MSASTEKNSSFGCEHYKRKCSLVAPCCGRTYPCRICHNDEEDHELDRKHVEEVVCGDEKCKKRQMIQKTCQECGIIFGNYFCSVCRLFDDVDKQQFHCDGCGICRIGGKDNYFHCIKCDVCLHNNLKEKHKCVEKASRNNCPVCLEDLHTSREECSVLPCGHLLHRQCMHNMLKSCNFGCAVCGQSMVDMKTVWEQMDDEIESTPMPDEYKDLHVQILCKDCHKESKVLFHVVGLKCKECGSYNSCRAAEPNDEKEESR
- the LOC141900260 gene encoding carbonyl reductase family member 4-like isoform X2 yields the protein MDKVCAVFGGSRGIGKAIVKDFMNEGYKVAVISRNLETIEKTVSELQELVNGKDVVHGEVCDISKEDMIHKSISNINKKWGNIDVLVNSAGINQDNLLLKTDLSDMNEILQTNLVGPMLTSKIVLRGMLQKKHGTIINIGSIVANTGNIGQCAYSSSKAGLIGLTKSLAKEVASRGITVNLVAPGYISTDMTAEMQKIGPAKLAIPMKRFGNPEEIAQTVSFLVKARYITGQRCIIYR
- the LOC141900260 gene encoding carbonyl reductase family member 4-like isoform X1, producing the protein MDKVCAVFGGSRGIGKAIVKDFMNEGYKVAVISRNLETIEKTVSELQELVNGKDVVHGEVCDISKEDMIHKSISNINKKWGNIDVLVNSAGINQDNLLLKTDLSDMNEILQTNLVGPMLTSKIVLRGMLQKKHGTIINIGSIVANTGNIGQCAYSSSKAGLIGLTKSLAKEVASRGITVNLVAPGYISTDMTAEMQKIGPAKLAIPMKRFGNPEEIAQTVSFLVKARYITGQVITVDGGLTLSV